A genomic stretch from Cucumis sativus chloroplast, complete genome includes:
- the rpoB gene encoding RNA polymerase beta subunit (one of four subunits of the minimal PEP RNA polymerase catalytic core) — translation MLGGGNERMSTIPAFNQIQFEGFCRFIDHGLTEELSKFPKIEDTDQEIEFQLFVETYKLVEPLIKERDAVYESLTYSSELYVSAGLIWKTRRDMQEQTIFIGNIPLMNSLGTSIVNGLYRIVISQILQSPGIYYRSELDHNGISVYTGTIISDWGGRLELEIDRKARIWARVSRKQKISILVLSSAMGSNLREILENVCYPEIFLSFLNDKEKKKIGSKENAILEFYQQFSCVGGDPVFSESLCKELQKKFFQQRCELGRIGRRNLNQRLNLDIPENNTFLLQRDILAAADHLIGLKFGMGTLDDMNHLKNKRIRSVADLLQDQFGLALVRLENMVRGTICGAIRHKLIPTPQNLVTSTPLTTTFESFFGLHPLSQVLDRTNPLTQIVHGRKLSYLGPGGLTGRTASFRIRDIHPSHYGRICPIDTSEGINVGLIGSLAIHARIGHWGSLETPFYEISERSKKVRMLYLSPSRDEYYMVATGNSLALNPGIQEEQIVPARYRQEFLTIEWEQVHLRSIFPFQYFSIGASLIPFIEHNDANRALMSSNMQRQAVPLSRSEKCIVGTGLERQVARDSGVAAIAEHGGKIIYTDTDKIIFSGNGYTRRIPLVMYQRSNKNTCMQQKSQVHQGKCIKKGQILADGAATVGGELALGKNVLVAYMPWEGYNFEDAVLISERLIYEDIYTSFHIRKYEIQTHVTSHGPERITNEIPHLEARLLCNLDKNGIVMLGSWVETGDILVGKLTPQMAKESSYAPEDRLLRAILGIQVSTSKETCLKLPIGGRGRVIDVRWIQKKGGSSYNPEIIRVYISQKREIKVGDKVAGRHGNKGIVSKILPREDMPYLQNGRPVDMVFNPLGVPSRMNVGQIFECSLGLAGSLLDRHYRIVPFDERYEQEASRKLVFSELYEASKQTAKSPWVFEPEYPGKSRIFDGRTGNPFEQPVIIGKPYILKLIHQVDDKIHGRSSGHYALVTQQPLRGRAKQGGQRVGEMEVWALEGFGVAHILQEMLTYKSDHIRARQEVLGTTIIGGTIPKPEDTPESFRLLVRELRSLALELNHFLVSEKNFQINRKEA, via the coding sequence ATGCTTGGGGGTGGAAATGAGAGAATGTCTACAATACCTGCGTTTAATCAGATACAATTTGAAGGGTTTTGTAGGTTCATTGATCATGGCTTAACAGAAGAACTTTCTAAGTTTCCAAAAATTGAAGATACAGATCAAGAAATTGAATTTCAATTATTTGTGGAAACATATAAATTGGTAGAACCATTGATAAAAGAACGAGATGCTGTATATGAATCACTCACATATTCTTCTGAATTATACGTATCCGCAGGATTAATTTGGAAAACCCGTAGGGATATGCAAGAACAAACAATTTTTATTGGAAACATTCCTCTAATGAATTCCCTGGGAACTTCTATAGTAAATGGACTATACCGAATTGTGATCAGTCAAATATTGCAAAGCCCCGGTATCTATTACCGGTCAGAATTGGACCATAACGGAATTTCGGTCTATACCGGCACCATAATATCTGATTGGGGAGGAAGATTAGAATTAGAGATTGATCGAAAAGCAAGGATATGGGCTCGTGTGAGTAGGAAACAGAAAATATCTATTCTAGTTCTATCATCAGCTATGGGTTCGAATCTAAGAGAAATTCTCGAGAATGTTTGCTACCCTGAAATTTTTTTGTCTTTCCTGAATGATAAGGAGAAAAAAAAAATTGGATCAAAAGAAAATGCCATTTTGGAGTTTTATCAACAATTTTCTTGTGTAGGCGGAGATCCGGTATTTTCTGAATCCTTATGTAAGGAATTACAAAAGAAATTCTTTCAACAAAGATGTGAATTAGGAAGGATTGGTCGACGAAATCTGAACCAGAGACTTAATCTTGATATACCTGAGAACAATACATTTTTGTTACAGCGAGATATATTGGCAGCTGCGGATCATTTGATTGGACTTAAATTTGGAATGGGTACACTTGACGATATGAATCATTTGAAAAATAAACGGATTCGTTCTGTCGCGGATCTCTTACAAGATCAATTCGGATTGGCTCTAGTTCGTTTAGAAAATATGGTTAGAGGAACTATATGTGGAGCAATTAGGCATAAATTGATACCGACTCCTCAGAATTTGGTAACTTCAACTCCATTAACAACCACATTTGAATCTTTTTTCGGATTACACCCATTATCTCAAGTTTTAGATCGAACTAATCCATTGACACAAATAGTTCATGGGCGAAAATTGAGTTATTTGGGCCCAGGAGGATTGACAGGGCGAACTGCTAGTTTTCGGATACGAGATATCCATCCTAGTCATTATGGACGCATTTGCCCAATTGACACGTCTGAAGGAATTAATGTTGGACTTATTGGATCATTAGCAATTCATGCAAGGATTGGTCATTGGGGATCTCTAGAAACTCCATTTTATGAAATTTCAGAGAGATCAAAAAAAGTGCGGATGCTTTATTTATCACCAAGTCGAGATGAATACTATATGGTAGCGACAGGAAATTCTTTGGCACTGAATCCAGGTATTCAGGAAGAACAGATTGTTCCAGCTCGATACCGTCAAGAATTCTTGACTATTGAATGGGAACAAGTTCATCTTCGAAGTATTTTTCCCTTCCAATATTTTTCTATTGGAGCTTCCCTCATTCCTTTTATCGAACATAATGATGCGAATCGTGCTTTAATGAGTTCTAATATGCAACGTCAAGCAGTCCCGCTTTCTCGGTCCGAAAAGTGCATTGTTGGAACTGGGTTGGAACGCCAAGTGGCTCGAGATTCAGGGGTTGCCGCTATAGCCGAACACGGGGGAAAGATCATTTATACCGATACTGACAAGATCATTTTTTCGGGCAATGGATATACTCGAAGAATTCCATTAGTTATGTATCAACGTTCTAACAAAAATACTTGTATGCAGCAAAAATCCCAGGTTCACCAGGGTAAATGCATAAAAAAAGGGCAAATTTTAGCGGACGGTGCTGCTACAGTTGGTGGCGAACTTGCTTTGGGAAAAAACGTATTAGTAGCTTATATGCCATGGGAAGGTTACAATTTTGAAGATGCGGTACTAATTAGCGAGCGTTTGATATATGAAGATATTTATACTTCTTTCCACATACGGAAATATGAAATTCAAACTCATGTGACAAGCCACGGACCTGAAAGAATCACTAACGAAATACCACATCTAGAAGCCCGCTTACTCTGTAATTTAGACAAAAATGGAATTGTTATGCTGGGATCGTGGGTGGAGACGGGCGATATTTTAGTAGGTAAATTAACGCCTCAGATGGCGAAAGAATCATCGTATGCCCCGGAAGATAGATTATTACGAGCCATACTTGGCATTCAGGTATCCACTTCAAAAGAAACCTGTCTAAAACTACCTATCGGCGGTAGGGGTCGAGTTATTGATGTGAGATGGATCCAGAAAAAAGGGGGTTCGAGTTATAATCCAGAAATTATTCGTGTATATATTTCACAGAAACGTGAAATCAAAGTAGGCGATAAGGTAGCGGGAAGACATGGAAATAAAGGTATTGTTTCAAAAATTTTGCCCAGAGAAGATATGCCTTATTTGCAAAATGGAAGACCTGTTGATATGGTTTTCAATCCATTAGGAGTCCCCTCACGAATGAATGTAGGACAGATATTTGAGTGCTCACTCGGGTTAGCGGGGAGTTTGCTAGATAGACATTATCGAATAGTACCTTTTGATGAGAGATATGAACAAGAGGCTTCTAGAAAACTAGTCTTTTCTGAATTATATGAAGCCAGTAAGCAAACAGCGAAGTCCCCATGGGTATTTGAACCCGAGTATCCGGGAAAAAGCAGAATATTTGATGGAAGAACGGGAAATCCTTTTGAACAACCTGTTATAATAGGAAAGCCTTATATCTTGAAATTAATTCATCAAGTTGATGATAAAATACACGGACGTTCCAGTGGACATTATGCACTTGTTACACAACAACCCCTTAGAGGAAGGGCCAAGCAAGGTGGACAACGGGTGGGAGAAATGGAGGTTTGGGCTCTAGAAGGATTTGGGGTTGCTCATATTTTACAAGAGATGCTTACTTATAAATCTGATCATATTAGAGCTCGGCAAGAAGTACTTGGTACTACGATCATTGGAGGAACAATACCTAAACCCGAGGATACTCCAGAATCTTTTCGATTGCTCGTTCGAGAATTACGATCTTTGGCTTTGGAACTGAATCATTTCCTTGTATCTGAGAAGAACTTCCAGATTAATAGGAAGGAAGCTTAA
- the petN gene encoding cytochrome b6/f complex subunit VIII has product MDMVSLAWAALMVVFTFSLSLVVWGRSGL; this is encoded by the coding sequence ATGGATATGGTAAGTCTCGCTTGGGCTGCTTTAATGGTAGTCTTTACATTTTCTCTTTCCCTCGTAGTATGGGGAAGAAGTGGACTCTAA
- the psbM gene encoding photosystem II protein M, giving the protein MEVNILAFIATALFILVPTAFLLIIYVKTISQSD; this is encoded by the coding sequence ATGGAAGTAAATATTCTCGCATTTATTGCTACTGCACTGTTCATTCTAGTTCCGACCGCCTTTTTACTTATAATATACGTAAAAACAATCAGTCAAAGTGATTAA
- the psbD gene encoding photosystem II protein D2: MTIAVGKFTKDENDLFDIMDDWLRRDRFVFVGWSGLLLFPCAYFAVGGWFTGTTFVTSWYTHGLASSYLEGCNFLTAAVSTPANSLAHSLLLLWGPEAQGDFTRWCQLGGLWTFVALHGAFGLIGFMLRQFELARSVQLRPYNAIAFSGPIAVFVSVFLIYPLGQSGWFFAPSFGVAAIFRFILFFQGFHNWTLNPFHMMGVAGVLGAALLCAIHGATVENTLFEDGDGANTFRAFNPTQAEETYSMVTANRFWSQIFGVAFSNKRWLHFFMLFVPVTGLWMSALGVVGLALNLRAYDFVSQEIRAAEDPEFETFYTKNILLNEGIRAWMAAQDQPHENLIFPEEVLPRGNAL; this comes from the coding sequence ATGACTATAGCCGTTGGTAAATTTACCAAAGACGAAAATGATTTATTCGATATTATGGATGACTGGTTACGGAGGGACCGTTTCGTTTTTGTAGGTTGGTCCGGTCTATTGCTCTTTCCTTGTGCCTATTTTGCCGTCGGAGGTTGGTTTACAGGTACAACCTTTGTAACTTCATGGTATACCCATGGATTGGCAAGTTCCTATTTGGAAGGATGCAACTTCTTAACCGCCGCAGTTTCGACTCCTGCTAATAGTTTAGCCCACTCTTTGTTGTTACTATGGGGCCCTGAAGCACAAGGAGATTTTACTCGTTGGTGTCAATTAGGTGGTCTGTGGACTTTTGTTGCTCTCCACGGTGCTTTCGGACTAATAGGTTTCATGTTACGTCAATTTGAACTTGCTCGATCTGTTCAATTGCGACCTTATAATGCAATCGCATTCTCGGGCCCAATTGCTGTTTTTGTTTCTGTATTCCTGATTTATCCACTAGGTCAGTCTGGTTGGTTCTTTGCGCCTAGTTTTGGTGTAGCAGCTATATTTCGATTCATCCTATTTTTCCAAGGGTTTCATAATTGGACATTGAACCCATTTCATATGATGGGAGTTGCGGGGGTATTGGGCGCTGCTCTGCTATGCGCTATTCATGGTGCTACCGTAGAAAATACCTTATTTGAGGATGGGGATGGTGCAAATACATTCCGTGCTTTTAACCCAACTCAAGCTGAAGAAACTTATTCAATGGTCACTGCTAACCGCTTTTGGTCCCAAATCTTTGGGGTTGCTTTTTCCAATAAACGTTGGTTACATTTCTTTATGTTATTTGTACCAGTAACTGGTTTATGGATGAGTGCTCTTGGAGTAGTTGGTCTGGCCCTGAACCTACGTGCCTATGACTTCGTTTCTCAGGAAATCCGTGCAGCGGAAGATCCGGAATTTGAGACTTTCTATACCAAAAATATT